A genomic segment from Limisphaera ngatamarikiensis encodes:
- a CDS encoding DUF488 family protein: protein MHGKNPMLTGQKIVLSLLARAGRALSPTVFVKLMFLLRQETALRDDPAFYDFVPYQFGPFSFTLYRELGGLRQAGWVAADDSQIALAAGGWAGVRAQIESLPEHVQAAVGQILSRYGRMEPEALIRDVYARYPWYATRSGRSDLLPNPLPGPNQAPPAVYTAGYEGKSVDAFLNDLLKNGIQVVIDVRANPVSRKYGFSGVRLGEICKKLGLEYRHEPSLGIPSAERVGLGGFASYQRLLERYERVTLPARSADVHRVGQLMRQKASVLLCVERDVRCCHRSRLANAVAKATGMEVIHL, encoded by the coding sequence GTGCACGGGAAAAACCCCATGCTGACCGGGCAAAAAATAGTCTTGAGCCTCTTGGCCCGCGCCGGCCGGGCGCTCTCGCCGACGGTCTTTGTGAAGCTCATGTTTCTGCTGCGTCAGGAAACGGCGTTGAGAGACGACCCGGCTTTCTACGACTTCGTGCCATACCAATTTGGGCCGTTCTCCTTCACGCTTTACCGGGAGCTCGGCGGCCTGCGTCAGGCCGGGTGGGTGGCAGCCGATGACAGCCAAATTGCCCTGGCGGCCGGCGGTTGGGCCGGTGTGCGGGCACAGATCGAGTCGCTGCCTGAACACGTCCAGGCCGCGGTGGGCCAGATTCTGAGCCGATACGGCAGGATGGAGCCAGAGGCCCTGATCCGCGATGTTTACGCGCGCTACCCCTGGTATGCCACCAGGAGCGGGCGAAGCGATCTGTTGCCCAACCCTTTACCCGGGCCGAACCAGGCGCCACCGGCGGTCTATACCGCCGGTTACGAGGGCAAGTCCGTGGATGCCTTCCTGAATGATCTCCTGAAGAACGGCATCCAAGTGGTCATTGACGTCCGAGCGAACCCCGTCTCGCGGAAATACGGATTCTCCGGGGTGCGGCTGGGGGAAATCTGCAAGAAGCTGGGGCTGGAGTACCGCCACGAGCCTTCCTTGGGCATCCCGAGCGCCGAGCGGGTCGGCCTGGGCGGATTTGCGTCGTATCAACGTCTTCTCGAGCGATACGAACGGGTGACGCTGCCGGCACGTTCCGCTGACGTGCACCGGGTCGGACAGCTCATGCGGCAAAAAGCCTCGGTCCTGCTCTGTGTGGAACGGGATGTCCGGTGCTGCCATCGCAGCCGCCTGGCCAACGCTGTGGCCAAAGCAACCGGAATGGAGGTGATTCACCTGTGA
- the mads4 gene encoding methylation-associated defense system protein MAD4 — translation MNAAVNLDLIMLVPGMDERECFDALLSSRRLSLGIRAVRYKILVHTRRDSGCFHEAPAVLQTFLNRANYCLVVLDHEGSGQEKRPASDVAADLKKRLEDSGWKDRAEVLVLEPELESWVWSDSPHVDDVLGWAGHQPDLRQWLKQRGLWTQGAPKPNRPKECLEAALRQVRVRRSPAIYRELAERVGLERCKDRAFHAFKRIVQAWFAESPLT, via the coding sequence ATGAATGCTGCAGTCAACCTCGACCTCATAATGCTTGTGCCGGGGATGGACGAGCGTGAGTGCTTCGACGCCTTGCTCTCAAGTCGCAGACTAAGTCTTGGCATTCGTGCGGTACGTTACAAGATTCTCGTCCACACCCGCCGCGATTCCGGCTGTTTTCACGAGGCACCCGCCGTTTTACAGACTTTTTTGAACCGGGCCAATTACTGTCTCGTCGTGCTCGACCACGAGGGCAGTGGACAGGAAAAGCGACCCGCCTCCGATGTTGCAGCCGACCTGAAAAAGCGATTGGAGGATTCGGGGTGGAAAGATCGCGCGGAAGTTTTGGTACTTGAACCGGAGCTCGAAAGTTGGGTGTGGAGCGACTCCCCACATGTGGATGACGTCTTGGGCTGGGCCGGGCACCAGCCTGACCTTCGACAGTGGTTAAAACAGCGAGGATTGTGGACACAAGGTGCTCCAAAGCCGAATCGCCCCAAGGAATGCCTCGAGGCTGCGTTGCGACAGGTCAGGGTCAGACGGTCCCCAGCCATTTACCGCGAACTGGCAGAGCGGGTTGGGCTGGAACGCTGCAAGGACCGGGCATTCCACGCCTTTAAGCGAATCGTGCAGGCTTGGTTTGCCGAAAGCCCTCTGACATGA
- a CDS encoding helicase-related protein, protein MTEDRLPGLIGREVVLTGHFDCPVRLEDIRPLRGDGSVGYECRVRLPDGTLAETVISPAEAATLLEECAERTTPLRPADPERLRLLVESARIRLAYAHDRQFAVSLSGIRTLPHQIEAVYQAMLPQPRLRFLLADDPGAGKTIMAGLLIKELKLREAIERILILCPAPLTIQWQDEMLRWFGEPFDIIFSAVDQQQLTNPWQRCSQVIASIDYAKQEDVRERVWQQHWDLVVIDEAHKCSAYTKSQAGRSDEVVETKRYQLAKRLSEKADHLLLLTATPHHGDEDRFAHFLRLLDPDLFPEPHRLGGEAQIIRKDVLKLGRNSPWCLRRLKEDLRDLNGRRLFPDRHAKTVTFRLNREEYALYQAVTAYINEFIPQPSGPRRSSAALTRTVLQRRLVSSTCAIHESLKRRLRKQQELLQELATLPPAQRLKRLAAVQGRLADTEQDEDDLDEEQRDRLVDEYTAALELDQLRREILALKELVEQARRVRESGSDSKLTALTQCLQEAQFAELRDGRGKLLIFTEHRDTLAYVREHLERHGFTTCEIHGGMNPHERKRAQEQFRTSAQVCVATEAAGEGINLQFCHLMINYDMPWNPTRLEQRLGRIHRIGQDRDVYVFNFVATESEDGQPIVEGRILQRLLEKLETMNQALEGRVFDVIGQVLSLNEVNLPEMLREAAYDPRRLDQYLDRIDRIDPEKLKQYELATGIALARSHVDFASFQHRNLEAEEHRLMPRYVEAYFLAAAREVGLRIEPRADGLWRIDHVLADLRSDRLHSVQRLGKPEPSYRKVTFHKSHLEQDAHLDAVLMGPGHPLYAAVDEKLNQKLAALRGGVGIYLDPWSTDPYFLHFFELTIRGEDSRGKEIPLHGEVVAVRELQGTYEVVPADILLNLPSHPNPPPTVQPGHPRDAADYLKATHQQVCRNRCLEERRRYAQICREYLVRSFDVRIKRAQNQAMELMSQISTKPEFKLAADEACKYVEELSRQRDERLQGLKRLELARTGPVRHLATAVVLLPGTDTASQLADLANESDPNLRQQSEKAAEEIAIAALRQEGFPEDRIERVGHQKLGFDLRAHRILDPATGEILVKRVEVKGRARGQPVRLTTNEWYKAQQLAETYWLYVVWDPLGPNPELVRIQNPAAKLDHAKREIVAARFFEIPADAVVAASNAQELGRS, encoded by the coding sequence ATGACTGAAGATCGCCTTCCCGGACTCATCGGCAGAGAAGTGGTCCTCACCGGGCACTTCGATTGCCCGGTGCGGCTTGAGGACATACGACCCCTTCGCGGAGACGGCTCGGTCGGCTACGAATGCCGCGTCCGCCTGCCGGACGGTACTTTGGCGGAAACCGTGATCTCGCCGGCCGAAGCTGCCACTTTATTGGAGGAATGCGCTGAACGCACGACACCGCTCCGACCGGCGGATCCGGAACGGTTACGACTGCTGGTTGAATCAGCGCGGATCCGGCTTGCCTACGCTCATGATCGCCAGTTTGCCGTAAGTCTTTCGGGCATCCGCACGCTGCCCCACCAAATCGAGGCCGTCTACCAGGCCATGCTGCCTCAACCGCGCCTTCGATTCCTCCTGGCGGATGATCCGGGCGCGGGCAAGACCATCATGGCGGGGCTCCTCATCAAGGAACTCAAACTCCGAGAGGCCATCGAACGAATCCTGATCCTGTGCCCCGCTCCGCTCACCATTCAGTGGCAGGACGAGATGCTTCGCTGGTTCGGCGAGCCTTTCGACATCATCTTCTCCGCCGTGGACCAGCAGCAACTCACCAACCCCTGGCAGCGATGCTCCCAGGTCATCGCCTCCATCGACTACGCCAAACAGGAGGACGTCCGCGAACGCGTCTGGCAGCAACACTGGGATCTGGTCGTCATTGACGAGGCGCACAAATGCTCGGCCTACACCAAATCCCAGGCCGGGCGCAGTGACGAAGTGGTCGAAACCAAACGCTACCAACTGGCCAAACGACTCTCCGAAAAGGCCGACCACCTCCTTCTGTTGACCGCCACCCCGCACCATGGCGACGAGGATCGATTTGCCCACTTCTTGCGCCTGTTGGATCCCGATCTCTTCCCCGAGCCCCACCGCCTGGGAGGCGAGGCCCAGATCATCCGAAAAGACGTCCTGAAACTCGGCAGGAATTCCCCGTGGTGCCTGCGCCGCCTCAAGGAGGATCTGCGAGACCTCAACGGCCGCCGCCTTTTCCCCGACCGGCATGCGAAGACGGTGACGTTTCGCCTGAATCGCGAGGAGTACGCCCTTTATCAGGCTGTCACGGCCTACATTAACGAGTTCATCCCCCAGCCGTCGGGTCCACGCCGATCATCAGCGGCCCTCACCCGCACGGTTCTGCAGCGGCGCCTGGTCAGCTCAACCTGCGCCATCCACGAGTCGTTGAAACGGCGTCTCAGGAAACAGCAGGAGCTCCTGCAGGAACTTGCAACGCTCCCACCTGCTCAGCGTCTCAAGCGACTCGCCGCCGTCCAGGGTCGGTTGGCCGACACCGAACAGGATGAGGACGACCTCGATGAAGAACAGCGCGACCGCTTGGTGGACGAATACACCGCCGCCCTTGAGCTGGACCAACTCCGCCGGGAAATCCTGGCGCTCAAGGAACTGGTCGAACAAGCGCGCAGGGTGCGGGAATCCGGCAGCGACTCCAAGTTGACCGCCCTCACGCAGTGCCTTCAGGAGGCTCAGTTTGCCGAGCTCCGGGACGGCCGGGGCAAGCTCCTGATCTTTACCGAACACCGGGACACACTCGCCTACGTTCGGGAGCACCTCGAGCGCCATGGCTTCACCACGTGCGAAATCCATGGCGGCATGAACCCCCACGAGCGCAAACGCGCCCAGGAACAGTTCCGCACCAGCGCCCAGGTGTGCGTGGCCACCGAGGCAGCCGGCGAGGGCATCAACCTCCAGTTCTGCCACCTCATGATCAACTACGACATGCCCTGGAACCCCACCCGCCTCGAGCAACGACTCGGCCGGATCCATCGCATCGGGCAGGACAGGGACGTCTACGTGTTCAATTTCGTCGCCACCGAGTCCGAAGACGGGCAGCCCATCGTCGAGGGGCGCATCCTCCAGCGTCTACTCGAAAAGCTGGAGACCATGAACCAGGCCCTGGAAGGGCGCGTCTTCGACGTCATCGGCCAGGTCCTCTCGCTCAATGAGGTCAACCTGCCCGAAATGCTCCGCGAAGCCGCTTACGACCCCCGCCGGCTCGACCAGTATCTTGACCGGATCGACCGCATCGACCCCGAAAAACTCAAACAGTACGAACTGGCCACGGGCATCGCCCTGGCCCGAAGCCACGTGGACTTCGCCAGCTTCCAGCACCGCAACCTTGAAGCCGAGGAACATCGCCTCATGCCGCGTTACGTCGAGGCCTACTTCCTCGCCGCCGCCCGCGAGGTGGGTTTGCGGATCGAACCCCGCGCCGACGGTCTCTGGCGCATCGATCATGTGCTGGCCGACCTGCGTTCCGACCGACTTCATTCGGTCCAGCGCCTTGGTAAACCCGAGCCCTCCTACCGCAAGGTCACCTTCCACAAATCCCATCTCGAACAAGACGCACACCTCGATGCGGTCCTGATGGGCCCGGGGCACCCCCTGTACGCGGCCGTGGACGAAAAGCTCAACCAAAAACTCGCCGCCCTCCGGGGAGGCGTGGGCATCTACCTCGACCCATGGAGCACTGACCCTTACTTCCTCCACTTCTTCGAACTCACCATCCGCGGCGAGGACTCACGGGGTAAGGAGATTCCCCTCCACGGAGAAGTCGTCGCCGTGCGCGAACTGCAGGGGACCTATGAGGTTGTGCCCGCCGATATCCTGCTCAACCTGCCCTCCCACCCCAACCCACCGCCCACGGTCCAGCCCGGCCATCCCCGGGACGCCGCCGACTATCTGAAGGCCACCCACCAGCAGGTCTGCCGAAACCGCTGCCTGGAAGAACGGCGCCGCTATGCCCAAATCTGCCGCGAATACCTGGTACGCTCCTTCGATGTGCGCATCAAACGCGCCCAGAACCAGGCCATGGAACTCATGAGCCAAATCTCTACAAAGCCCGAGTTCAAACTTGCCGCCGATGAGGCCTGCAAATATGTGGAAGAACTATCCCGCCAACGCGACGAACGCCTCCAGGGCCTGAAACGACTCGAACTGGCCCGAACCGGTCCGGTCCGTCACCTCGCCACGGCTGTCGTCCTGTTGCCCGGCACAGACACCGCCAGCCAACTCGCCGACCTGGCCAACGAATCCGACCCCAACCTCCGACAACAAAGCGAGAAAGCCGCCGAGGAGATCGCCATCGCCGCCCTCCGCCAGGAGGGATTCCCCGAAGACCGCATCGAGCGGGTGGGCCACCAGAAACTCGGCTTCGACCTCCGCGCCCACCGCATCCTCGATCCCGCCACGGGCGAGATCCTCGTCAAACGTGTCGAAGTCAAGGGCCGCGCGCGCGGACAGCCCGTGCGCCTGACCACCAACGAGTGGTACAAAGCCCAACAGCTCGCAGAAACCTACTGGCTCTATGTGGTGTGGGATCCGCTCGGGCCCAACCCGGAACTCGTTCGCATCCAAAACCCGGCCGCAAAACTCGACCATGCCAAACGGGAAATCGTCGCCGCACGATTCTTCGAAATCCCGGCCGACGCAGTCGTGGCGGCCAGCAACGCACAGGAGTTAGGAAGGAGTTAG
- a CDS encoding DUF1156 domain-containing protein, with the protein MKDPDKRLIEDYLPIQAISAEASREKSVRKGHISTLHLWWARRPLVACRAAVYAALVPAARFVPDNGPDNKKQSLGRANAAKFLERLCQYPGSPQTIAEAQRHILQAHAERLSAQTGKPVTVEDILEGRAPRPKVLDMFAGGGAIPLEALRLGCEAYALDLNPVAHIIELCTLVYPQKYGKPDPTARGLTGPKNANGETTWGGLANEVRYWGNWVLQKVKAEIGDLYPPIPDPEAGATESLRQADMWQARETVPTGCLVPVAYLWTRTVRCKNPNCGATVPLVRQTWLCKKKDRYVALRMIAPKGQKQVRFEVVESASEKGLGFDPAGFSKGGNATCPFCGTVADSDYVKAEGRAKRMGQQMMAIVCTRPGRQGKIYLSADDFPQFRPDDEAIRNRIEALCRRTGLTVPSEPVPSLDSFTCKTHLYGLCTWGDLFTPRQMLCLLTFAAAVRQCVGELERASVESERAKAVATYLALLVDRIAMLNSSLCTWHVTREVMGNMFARQALPMVWDFAELAPFGGGSGSGEGALDWIVGVAETQANSGLPATVTRGTAMALPWGSGQAGSLTQFDAVVTDPPYYDNVSYANLSDFFYVWLRRTIGELYLEHFAAEATPKKGEAVAEASRHGGRKENARQAYEQMMARSFAEANRVLKPGGPMVVVYAHKTTLGWSTLVDALRRAGFMVTEAWPLDTEMQARVLAKESAALASSIFLVARKREGALTPGPSARGRGELVGSYEDQVRPELEHIVRERVDTLWKMGIAGADLVIAAVGAGLRAYTRFARVEYANGEEVPADRFLAEVEGVVLETLLEKIFGLPGSGVAAVDGPSRFYVLWRYAYKAAELDAGEAIVFTYGQNVELDGPKGLSTGRHALVEKKKGKYRLRDFTERGRDEKLGLPADDGTPAPVIDTLHRILWLVENQTRALNKFLDEARPDRERLRLVAQALAGRALSGAVEDERGVITTPAEQEALKKLLANWRTLIDQRLAAEEGTLFDLGRK; encoded by the coding sequence ATGAAAGACCCCGACAAACGGCTCATCGAGGATTACCTGCCCATCCAGGCCATCAGCGCCGAGGCCTCGCGGGAGAAATCCGTCCGCAAAGGCCACATCTCCACCCTCCACCTCTGGTGGGCGCGCCGGCCGCTGGTGGCCTGCCGCGCCGCCGTCTATGCAGCCCTGGTGCCGGCCGCCCGGTTCGTCCCCGACAACGGGCCCGACAACAAAAAGCAAAGCCTCGGCCGCGCCAACGCCGCCAAATTCCTGGAGCGGCTCTGCCAATACCCGGGCTCGCCCCAGACCATCGCCGAGGCGCAGCGCCACATCCTCCAGGCCCATGCCGAACGGCTCTCCGCCCAGACCGGCAAACCCGTCACCGTGGAGGACATCCTCGAGGGCCGCGCGCCCAGACCGAAGGTGCTGGACATGTTCGCCGGCGGCGGCGCCATCCCACTCGAAGCCCTGCGCCTGGGCTGCGAGGCCTACGCCCTCGACCTCAACCCCGTCGCCCACATCATCGAACTCTGCACCCTCGTTTACCCCCAGAAATACGGCAAACCCGACCCCACCGCCCGCGGCCTGACCGGTCCCAAGAACGCCAACGGTGAGACCACCTGGGGCGGCTTGGCCAACGAGGTCCGTTACTGGGGCAACTGGGTGCTCCAGAAGGTCAAGGCCGAGATCGGCGACCTTTACCCGCCCATTCCCGATCCCGAGGCCGGGGCCACAGAATCACTCCGCCAGGCCGACATGTGGCAGGCCCGGGAAACCGTCCCGACCGGCTGTCTCGTGCCAGTGGCCTATCTCTGGACCCGCACTGTCCGCTGCAAAAACCCCAACTGCGGCGCCACCGTCCCGCTGGTCCGCCAGACCTGGCTCTGCAAAAAGAAAGACCGCTACGTCGCCCTGCGCATGATCGCGCCCAAAGGGCAAAAGCAGGTCCGGTTCGAGGTGGTGGAAAGTGCCTCCGAAAAGGGCCTCGGGTTCGACCCGGCCGGCTTCTCCAAGGGCGGCAACGCCACCTGCCCTTTCTGCGGGACGGTGGCCGACAGCGATTACGTCAAGGCCGAAGGCCGGGCCAAACGCATGGGCCAGCAGATGATGGCCATCGTCTGCACTCGGCCCGGCCGGCAGGGCAAGATCTACCTCTCAGCCGACGATTTCCCACAGTTCCGCCCGGACGACGAAGCCATCCGCAACCGCATCGAGGCCCTGTGCCGGCGTACGGGCCTGACGGTGCCGAGCGAGCCAGTCCCAAGCCTGGACTCCTTCACTTGCAAGACGCACCTCTACGGCCTCTGTACATGGGGCGACCTCTTCACCCCGCGCCAGATGCTCTGCCTGCTCACCTTCGCCGCGGCGGTGAGGCAGTGCGTGGGAGAGTTGGAGCGTGCGAGCGTGGAAAGTGAGCGGGCGAAGGCGGTGGCGACGTATTTGGCACTACTCGTAGATAGAATTGCCATGCTGAACTCATCGCTCTGTACTTGGCACGTGACCCGCGAAGTCATGGGCAACATGTTCGCACGCCAGGCTTTGCCGATGGTGTGGGACTTTGCTGAGCTAGCACCATTTGGCGGCGGGTCCGGATCAGGAGAAGGTGCGCTTGATTGGATCGTTGGTGTTGCTGAAACTCAAGCGAACAGCGGCCTTCCCGCCACCGTTACGCGCGGCACGGCGATGGCGCTTCCCTGGGGATCTGGTCAAGCTGGCAGCCTGACCCAGTTCGACGCCGTCGTCACGGATCCGCCCTACTACGATAATGTTTCCTACGCGAACTTGTCCGATTTCTTCTATGTCTGGCTCCGCCGCACCATTGGTGAGCTATATCTTGAGCACTTCGCGGCTGAAGCCACTCCCAAGAAGGGCGAGGCAGTAGCTGAAGCATCCAGGCACGGCGGCCGCAAGGAGAACGCGCGGCAGGCGTACGAGCAGATGATGGCCCGGTCGTTCGCCGAGGCGAACCGCGTGCTCAAGCCGGGCGGGCCGATGGTGGTCGTCTATGCGCACAAGACGACCCTCGGCTGGTCCACGCTTGTGGACGCGCTCCGGCGAGCCGGATTCATGGTCACAGAGGCGTGGCCGTTGGACACAGAGATGCAGGCGAGAGTCTTAGCGAAAGAGTCCGCTGCCCTTGCGTCGAGCATCTTCCTCGTCGCGCGCAAGCGGGAAGGCGCCCTCACCCCCGGCCCCTCTGCCAGAGGGAGAGGGGAGTTGGTCGGCTCCTACGAGGACCAGGTTCGCCCGGAGTTGGAACACATTGTCCGCGAACGGGTGGACACGCTCTGGAAGATGGGAATTGCGGGAGCGGACCTGGTGATTGCGGCCGTGGGCGCGGGTCTGCGGGCCTACACCCGGTTTGCCCGCGTCGAGTATGCCAACGGCGAGGAGGTCCCGGCGGACAGGTTTCTGGCCGAGGTGGAAGGCGTGGTGCTGGAGACGCTGCTGGAGAAGATCTTCGGCCTGCCGGGCAGCGGGGTGGCGGCGGTGGACGGTCCCAGCCGTTTCTACGTGCTCTGGCGTTACGCCTACAAGGCGGCCGAGCTGGACGCCGGCGAGGCCATCGTGTTCACTTACGGCCAGAACGTGGAGCTGGACGGGCCGAAGGGGTTGTCCACCGGACGGCACGCCCTGGTGGAAAAGAAAAAGGGTAAGTATCGGTTGCGCGACTTCACCGAACGGGGTCGGGATGAGAAACTGGGCCTGCCGGCGGACGACGGCACCCCGGCTCCGGTCATCGACACGCTCCACCGGATCCTGTGGCTTGTGGAGAACCAGACCCGGGCGCTGAACAAGTTCCTGGACGAGGCGCGGCCCGACCGGGAGCGGTTGCGCCTGGTGGCGCAAGCCCTGGCCGGCCGGGCGCTTTCCGGCGCGGTGGAAGACGAGCGCGGCGTCATCACCACGCCGGCCGAACAGGAGGCGTTGAAGAAGCTGCTGGCCAACTGGCGGACGCTGATTGACCAGCGCCTGGCGGCCGAGGAAGGAACGTTGTTCGATCTGGGGCGAAAATAG
- a CDS encoding ATP-binding protein, with amino-acid sequence MDPEHSPFTPGQPVPIEFFVGRVGEINQLRSLVRAACRGQFRVGFVAGERGIGKSSLVSFLRHLVERDEGVAGAHVFLGGVDTLPEMVRRTFDRLLKDSLERPWHQRIRELFGKHVRQIGLFGISVELELAEPDLGSLVNGFAPSLRRLLEQLQGERKALLLILDDINGLARSAEFANWLKSIVDEVPTSGAGLAACLLLVGLEERRRELIGLQPSLARVFDLVEIKPWSKEETTDFFRKAFGQRKVDVEQTALGIMVRFSGGLPVLAHEIGDAVWRVAAGSPVKEHEASRGVVDAAEVIGRKLLEPQVLQAIRSQRYRSILRKLAAHPLRLTFRRADLLKALSPEEKKVLDNFLTRMRKLGVILPDAEGGPGAYRFSNQLHALYFYIEAERAKREERS; translated from the coding sequence ATGGATCCGGAACACAGTCCGTTCACTCCCGGACAGCCCGTGCCGATTGAGTTCTTCGTCGGCCGCGTCGGCGAAATCAACCAGCTGCGTTCGCTGGTGCGCGCCGCGTGCCGGGGCCAATTCCGCGTCGGTTTTGTCGCGGGAGAGCGGGGTATCGGCAAGAGTTCCCTTGTCTCGTTCTTGCGCCATTTGGTCGAGCGCGACGAAGGAGTCGCTGGAGCGCATGTGTTCCTGGGGGGCGTGGACACCCTGCCCGAAATGGTGCGGCGGACCTTTGACCGTCTCCTCAAGGACAGTCTCGAACGACCCTGGCATCAAAGAATCCGCGAGCTGTTTGGAAAACACGTCAGGCAAATCGGGCTGTTCGGCATCAGCGTCGAGCTGGAGTTGGCCGAGCCGGACCTTGGCAGCCTGGTCAATGGCTTCGCTCCCTCCCTCCGCCGGCTACTGGAACAGTTGCAGGGAGAACGAAAGGCGCTGCTCCTGATTCTGGACGACATCAACGGCCTGGCCCGCTCGGCCGAGTTCGCCAACTGGCTCAAAAGCATCGTGGACGAAGTGCCCACCTCCGGCGCCGGCCTGGCCGCCTGCCTGCTGTTGGTCGGGTTGGAGGAGCGCCGCCGCGAGCTGATTGGCCTGCAACCTTCCCTCGCCCGGGTGTTTGACCTGGTGGAAATCAAACCTTGGTCGAAGGAGGAAACCACGGACTTCTTCCGCAAAGCCTTCGGACAACGCAAAGTGGACGTGGAACAAACAGCCCTCGGAATTATGGTGCGTTTCTCCGGCGGTTTACCCGTGCTCGCCCACGAGATCGGCGACGCTGTGTGGCGCGTGGCCGCCGGCTCGCCCGTCAAGGAGCACGAGGCATCGAGGGGCGTCGTGGATGCAGCGGAAGTCATCGGGCGCAAGCTGCTCGAACCCCAGGTCCTCCAGGCCATCCGCAGCCAACGCTATCGCTCCATACTGCGCAAGCTCGCCGCCCACCCCCTCCGCCTGACCTTCCGCCGGGCCGACCTGCTCAAAGCCCTCTCCCCCGAGGAGAAAAAAGTCCTCGATAATTTCCTCACCCGGATGCGAAAACTGGGTGTGATCCTGCCAGACGCCGAAGGTGGTCCCGGGGCCTACCGCTTTTCCAATCAACTCCACGCCCTCTACTTCTACATCGAGGCCGAACGCGCCAAAAGGGAGGAACGTTCATGA
- the mads3 gene encoding methylation-associated defense system AAA family ATPase MAD3 codes for MIRKVEALRYRCLLHVSRPISAFQILVGPNASGKTSFLDIIRFLGLLVSEGLDAAIGERSENLEDLVWQHQKDAFELAIEVDIPKERRQLLPSHYDVCRYEVRIGIDLKSRENSILAERLLLMTSEGDGKPVQREIFPDVQTPPKTILKKVPARGIKTVVNKVPAGNDNFYDETGKGWDHAFKLGPRKSALGNLPEDETKFPVATWVKSILTTGIETIALNSASMRKPSPPGQPKMFRPDGSNLPWVVEQFKNTRPRDFERWLAHVRTALPDLETIETVERPEDKHRYLRLVYNTGVAVPSWTASDGTLRLLALTLLGHTGNSGKVFLIEEPENGIHPLAVETVYQSLASAYEAQILCATHSPIILSLAEPKDVLCFAKTPKGATDIVRGDEHPNLRDWKRGADLGTLFATGVLG; via the coding sequence ATGATCCGGAAGGTTGAAGCGCTTCGATACCGGTGCCTGCTGCATGTGAGTCGGCCTATTTCCGCGTTCCAGATCCTTGTGGGGCCGAATGCCAGCGGCAAGACCTCCTTTCTCGATATCATTCGATTTCTCGGCCTGCTGGTCTCCGAGGGGCTCGATGCTGCCATCGGCGAACGTTCCGAGAATCTGGAAGATTTGGTCTGGCAACACCAGAAGGATGCATTCGAACTCGCCATTGAAGTCGATATCCCGAAAGAACGCAGGCAGCTTTTGCCATCGCATTACGACGTTTGCCGCTACGAAGTCCGCATCGGTATCGATCTCAAATCGCGGGAGAACAGCATCCTGGCAGAGCGACTTCTTCTTATGACCTCGGAGGGCGACGGAAAGCCCGTGCAAAGGGAAATTTTCCCTGATGTGCAAACGCCGCCCAAGACCATTCTCAAGAAGGTGCCTGCGCGCGGGATCAAAACCGTCGTCAACAAGGTGCCCGCAGGAAATGACAACTTTTACGACGAAACCGGAAAAGGTTGGGATCACGCCTTCAAACTCGGACCTCGCAAGTCAGCGCTTGGAAACCTGCCTGAAGACGAGACGAAATTCCCCGTTGCAACATGGGTAAAATCGATCCTCACGACCGGCATAGAGACCATCGCCCTCAACAGCGCCTCCATGCGCAAACCAAGTCCCCCGGGGCAGCCAAAGATGTTTCGCCCGGATGGTTCCAATCTCCCGTGGGTGGTCGAGCAGTTCAAAAACACGCGCCCCCGGGATTTCGAACGATGGTTGGCTCACGTGCGTACGGCTCTGCCGGATCTCGAAACCATTGAGACGGTGGAGCGTCCCGAGGATAAACACCGCTACCTGCGCCTCGTTTACAACACGGGAGTGGCCGTGCCGTCGTGGACCGCTTCGGATGGAACCTTGCGGTTGTTGGCGCTGACACTTCTGGGCCATACCGGGAATTCCGGAAAGGTGTTTCTGATCGAGGAACCAGAGAACGGGATTCACCCGTTGGCGGTGGAAACCGTGTATCAGTCGTTGGCCTCGGCGTACGAGGCTCAGATCTTGTGCGCAACGCATTCGCCCATAATTCTCTCCCTCGCAGAACCCAAAGATGTGCTTTGCTTCGCCAAGACGCCAAAGGGGGCTACGGATATCGTCCGGGGCGACGAGCACCCGAATTTGCGAGACTGGAAGCGGGGAGCCGATCTTGGAACGCTGTTCGCCACTGGGGTTCTCGGATGA